The following coding sequences lie in one Saccharopolyspora hordei genomic window:
- a CDS encoding TrmH family RNA methyltransferase: MFHVVFYHPEIPGNAGNAIRMAAGSGCALHLIEPLGFSVDDAKLRRAGLDYHDRAALHVHPDLATAWRALRPQRVIAFTTKADRSYETVDYQAGDVLLFGPESTGLPEEVLDDVTMQVRIPMLPGIRSMNLANSAAVAVYEAWRQHGFRTGS, translated from the coding sequence GTGTTTCACGTCGTCTTCTACCACCCGGAGATCCCCGGCAACGCCGGCAACGCGATCCGCATGGCGGCCGGCTCCGGCTGCGCCCTGCACCTGATCGAACCGCTCGGGTTCTCCGTGGACGACGCGAAGCTGCGCCGAGCCGGCCTCGACTACCACGACCGCGCGGCCCTGCACGTCCACCCGGACCTGGCCACGGCGTGGCGGGCGCTGCGACCGCAGCGCGTCATCGCCTTCACCACGAAGGCCGACCGCTCCTACGAGACGGTGGACTACCAAGCCGGTGACGTGCTGCTGTTCGGACCGGAGTCCACCGGGCTGCCCGAGGAGGTCCTCGACGACGTGACCATGCAGGTGCGGATCCCGATGCTGCCCGGCATCCGCTCCATGAACCTCGCCAACTCGGCCGCCGTCGCGGTCTACGAGGCGTGGCGCCAGCACGGCTTCCGCACCGGGTCCTGA
- a CDS encoding primosomal protein N', with protein sequence MAGAGPRKRKGATAERTAAAHRPVARVLVDVPLPVHLDRPFDYLVPDRLDEAAMPGCRVRVRFRGKLVDGYLLERTETTDFQGALSWVERVPSSEPVLTPELLELARAVADKYGGMLTDVVRLAVPPRHAGAEKSAPREPRPVPPRPATEAWSRYQHGPSFLDAVHAGRPARAVWQALPGEDWPARLAEAAATAAAAGRGALIVVPDHRDLQRVHDACTALLGDDVVGLAAELAPAERYRRWLSVLRGAARVVVGTRAAMFAPVHDLGFAAVWDDGDELHSYPQTPYPHSRDVLTLRAHAAGAALVVGGFARTAEAALLVESGWARELVAHRTEVRAAAPRVTAIGEDDTQLARDPAARAARLPSVAFEAARAALGAGAPVLVQVPRRGYVPALACGDCRERARCRRCAGPLALPGGTEGGAPKPAACRWCGAAEAAFRCAHCGSRRLRAIAVGAGRTAEELGRAFSGVPVRTSGGGEVLATVPARPALVVCTPGAEPVAEGGYGAALLLDGRTLLGRPELRAAETALRLWFDAAALVRPARAGGRVVVMAESSLQPVQALVRWDPAWFASLELAERAELGFPPARRVAAVDGTPDAVEALLDSADLPPSAEVLGPVPLGEVDSDGGSERERLIVRVDRTEGRALASSLHAAQAIRAARKAAELQVRLDPLEML encoded by the coding sequence ATGGCAGGTGCGGGACCCCGGAAGCGGAAGGGGGCGACGGCAGAGCGGACCGCGGCGGCGCACCGGCCGGTGGCCCGCGTGCTCGTCGACGTCCCGCTGCCGGTGCACCTGGACCGGCCCTTCGACTACCTGGTGCCGGACCGGCTGGACGAGGCGGCCATGCCCGGCTGCCGGGTGCGGGTGCGGTTCCGCGGCAAGCTGGTCGACGGCTACCTGCTGGAGCGCACCGAGACCACCGACTTCCAGGGCGCCCTGTCCTGGGTCGAGCGGGTGCCCTCGTCCGAGCCGGTGCTGACCCCGGAGCTGCTGGAGCTGGCGCGGGCGGTGGCCGACAAGTACGGCGGCATGCTCACCGACGTGGTCCGCCTGGCCGTCCCGCCGCGGCACGCCGGCGCGGAGAAGTCGGCTCCGCGCGAACCCCGCCCGGTGCCGCCCCGACCCGCGACCGAGGCGTGGAGCCGGTACCAGCACGGACCGTCCTTCTTGGACGCCGTGCACGCGGGTCGCCCGGCCCGCGCGGTCTGGCAGGCGCTGCCCGGCGAGGACTGGCCCGCTCGCCTCGCCGAAGCCGCGGCCACCGCGGCGGCGGCTGGGCGCGGGGCGCTCATCGTCGTGCCGGACCACCGCGACCTGCAGCGCGTGCACGACGCCTGCACTGCGCTGCTCGGCGACGACGTGGTCGGCCTGGCCGCCGAGCTCGCCCCTGCCGAGCGCTACCGGCGCTGGCTGTCGGTGCTGCGCGGCGCGGCGCGCGTGGTGGTGGGGACGCGCGCGGCGATGTTCGCCCCGGTGCACGACCTGGGCTTCGCCGCGGTGTGGGACGACGGCGACGAGCTGCACAGCTACCCCCAGACGCCCTACCCGCACAGCCGCGACGTGCTGACCCTGCGCGCGCACGCGGCGGGCGCGGCGCTGGTCGTCGGCGGCTTCGCCCGCACCGCGGAGGCCGCGCTGCTCGTCGAGTCCGGCTGGGCGCGGGAGCTCGTCGCGCACCGCACCGAGGTGCGCGCGGCGGCGCCGCGGGTGACCGCCATCGGCGAGGACGACACGCAGCTGGCCCGCGACCCGGCCGCGCGCGCGGCGCGGCTGCCGTCGGTGGCCTTCGAAGCGGCGCGCGCCGCCCTCGGCGCGGGAGCCCCGGTGCTGGTGCAGGTGCCGCGCCGCGGCTACGTGCCGGCGTTGGCGTGCGGGGACTGCCGGGAGCGGGCGCGGTGCCGGCGCTGCGCCGGACCGCTGGCGCTGCCCGGCGGCACCGAGGGCGGCGCGCCGAAGCCGGCGGCGTGCCGCTGGTGCGGGGCCGCGGAGGCGGCGTTCAGGTGCGCCCACTGCGGGTCGCGGCGGCTGCGGGCGATCGCCGTCGGCGCGGGCCGCACCGCCGAGGAGCTGGGCCGGGCGTTCAGCGGTGTCCCGGTGCGGACCTCGGGTGGGGGGGAGGTGCTGGCGACGGTCCCGGCGCGGCCCGCGCTGGTCGTGTGCACGCCCGGGGCCGAACCGGTGGCCGAGGGCGGCTACGGTGCGGCGCTGCTGCTGGACGGCCGGACGCTGCTGGGGCGCCCCGAGCTGCGCGCTGCCGAGACGGCGCTGCGGTTGTGGTTCGACGCGGCCGCCCTGGTGCGCCCGGCGCGCGCCGGCGGGCGGGTGGTCGTGATGGCCGAGTCGTCGCTGCAGCCGGTGCAGGCGCTGGTGCGGTGGGACCCGGCGTGGTTCGCGTCGTTGGAGCTCGCCGAGCGCGCCGAGCTCGGCTTCCCCCCGGCCCGGCGGGTGGCGGCCGTCGACGGCACGCCTGACGCCGTGGAAGCGCTGCTGGACTCGGCGGACCTGCCGCCCTCGGCGGAGGTCCTCGGCCCGGTGCCGCTCGGCGAGGTGGACTCCGACGGCGGCTCGGAGCGGGAACGGCTCATCGTCCGGGTGGACCGGACCGAGGGGCGGGCCCTGGCCAGCTCGCTGCACGCGGCCCAGGCGATCCGGGCGGCCCGCAAGGCCGCCGAACTGCAGGTCCGCCTCGACCCGCTGGAGATGCTCTAG
- a CDS encoding polysaccharide deacetylase family protein gives MLPAKRTGLLVLTAVLALAGCGAPPPPAQQVAEAPPPPPPPPPPPPSPESVGANELGDVPVLMYHRITPSPTSVYDRTPEEFRAELERLAAEDYVPVTATEYATGQFDIPAGTHPVVLTFDDGSATQVTVDGSGEPAPGTATRILLDVAAAHPGFRPVATFYVFNPPFEEPTGRRSLTWLHEHGFEIGNHTLDHPNLGRLSGAEVQRQIAGMQQVITDAVPGLVVRSLALPLGVHPDDERLATDGAADGTAYHHDSVLLVGSNPAPSPFSADFDPANVPRIRSQAATGEDAQYGSTAWLDALAADPGRRYTSDGDPSRISAPAAVDEQPAPAVADRVHRY, from the coding sequence ATGTTGCCAGCGAAGCGCACCGGACTCCTCGTCCTGACGGCGGTGCTGGCGCTCGCCGGGTGCGGCGCGCCGCCACCGCCCGCCCAGCAGGTCGCCGAGGCACCACCACCCCCGCCGCCCCCTCCGCCGCCGCCACCGTCACCGGAGTCGGTGGGCGCCAACGAGCTGGGCGACGTGCCCGTGCTGATGTACCACCGGATCACGCCGTCCCCGACCAGCGTCTACGACCGCACCCCGGAGGAGTTCCGGGCGGAGCTGGAGCGGCTCGCGGCGGAGGACTACGTGCCGGTGACCGCCACCGAGTACGCCACCGGGCAGTTCGACATCCCGGCCGGCACGCACCCGGTGGTGCTCACCTTCGACGACGGGTCCGCCACCCAGGTCACTGTGGACGGTTCGGGCGAACCGGCGCCGGGCACCGCCACCCGCATCCTGCTCGACGTGGCGGCCGCGCACCCGGGTTTCCGCCCGGTGGCGACCTTCTACGTCTTCAACCCGCCGTTCGAGGAGCCCACCGGGCGGCGCAGCCTCACCTGGCTGCACGAGCACGGCTTCGAGATCGGCAACCACACCCTCGACCACCCGAACCTCGGCCGGCTCTCCGGCGCCGAGGTGCAGCGGCAGATCGCCGGCATGCAGCAGGTCATCACCGACGCCGTGCCGGGCCTGGTGGTCCGCTCGCTCGCGCTGCCGCTGGGCGTGCACCCGGACGACGAGCGGCTGGCCACCGACGGTGCCGCCGACGGGACGGCCTACCACCACGACAGCGTCCTGCTCGTGGGCTCCAACCCGGCGCCGTCGCCGTTCTCCGCGGACTTCGACCCGGCCAACGTGCCGCGCATCCGCTCCCAGGCGGCGACCGGTGAGGACGCGCAGTACGGGTCCACGGCGTGGCTGGACGCGCTGGCGGCCGACCCGGGGCGCCGCTACACCTCCGACGGCGACCCGAGCCGCATCTCGGCCCCGGCGGCCGTCGACGAGCAGCCCGCGCCGGCGGTCGCCGACCGCGTGCACCGCTACTGA
- a CDS encoding LacI family DNA-binding transcriptional regulator: MAGPVRPTISDVARAAGVSRTTVSHALNGVGKVDPRTRERVVKAATELGYRPSLRAQRLRSGQSRTLAVVSSMPVAVAGGPSKLGFFMEVAAAAAETALMHGFALVVVPPLDTDPPLDTLDIDGAIVIEPDQDDPTTQRLRSRGVPIVTMGPQQGMDLPYVDLRAPEVGRLLLDHLREQGARRIALLLGSGHRSWYVDLAEVYARFAEEHGMAPLVVEADESGGEDTGRAACAELLAQHPDVDAICAAVDAFAVGAVRAVAERGLRVPEDVRVATRYDGVRARTTTPTLTAVDLHLGEAAASAVELLLANLKGTEVPQVVTNPAPSLVPRASTTGS; the protein is encoded by the coding sequence ATGGCGGGACCGGTCCGGCCGACGATCTCCGACGTCGCGCGAGCGGCCGGGGTGTCGCGCACCACGGTGTCGCACGCGCTCAACGGTGTCGGCAAGGTCGACCCGCGCACGCGGGAACGCGTGGTGAAGGCGGCCACCGAGCTCGGCTACCGCCCGAGCCTGCGCGCGCAGCGGTTGCGCAGCGGGCAGTCGCGGACCCTCGCCGTGGTGTCGTCGATGCCGGTCGCGGTGGCCGGCGGCCCGTCCAAGCTCGGCTTCTTCATGGAGGTCGCGGCCGCGGCGGCCGAGACCGCGCTGATGCACGGCTTCGCGCTGGTGGTCGTCCCACCGCTGGACACCGACCCGCCGCTGGACACCCTGGACATCGACGGCGCGATCGTCATCGAACCGGACCAGGACGACCCGACCACCCAGCGCCTGCGGTCCCGCGGGGTGCCGATCGTGACGATGGGCCCGCAGCAGGGCATGGACCTGCCGTACGTCGACCTGCGCGCCCCGGAGGTCGGGCGGCTGCTGCTGGACCACCTGCGGGAGCAGGGCGCCCGCCGGATCGCGCTGCTGCTCGGCAGCGGGCACCGCAGCTGGTACGTGGACCTGGCCGAGGTCTACGCGCGGTTCGCGGAGGAGCACGGCATGGCGCCGCTGGTCGTGGAGGCCGACGAGTCGGGCGGGGAGGACACCGGCCGGGCCGCCTGCGCCGAGCTGTTGGCGCAGCACCCCGACGTGGACGCGATCTGCGCCGCGGTGGACGCCTTCGCGGTGGGGGCGGTGCGCGCGGTGGCGGAGCGCGGCCTCAGGGTTCCCGAGGACGTGCGGGTGGCGACCCGGTACGACGGCGTGCGGGCCCGCACCACCACGCCGACCTTGACCGCGGTGGACCTGCACCTGGGCGAAGCGGCGGCGAGCGCCGTCGAGCTGCTGCTGGCGAACCTGAAGGGCACGGAGGTCCCGCAGGTGGTGACCAACCCGGCCCCCAGCCTGGTCCCCCGCGCCTCCACCACCGGGTCGTGA
- the metK gene encoding methionine adenosyltransferase, whose amino-acid sequence MFTSESVTEGHPDKICDAISDSVLDALLAQDPRSRVAVETLVTTGQVHVAGEVTTDAYADIPTIVRDKILEIGYDSSAKGFDGNSCGVNVAIGSQSPDIAQGVDTAHESRVEGVIDEIAKQGAGDQGLMFGYACDDTPEFMPLPIALAHRLSRRLTKVRKDGVLPYLRPDGKTQVTIEYAGDQAVRLDTVVLSTQHAADIDLDAMLAVDIEQHVIRPEVEQLELDASDTRLLVNPTGRFVVGGPMGDAGLTGRKIIVDTYGGMARHGGGAFSGKDPSKVDRSAAYAMRWVAKNAIAAGLASRIEVQVAYAIGKAAPVGLFVETFGTENVDPARIQSAINEVFDLRPAAIIRDLDLLRPIYAQTAAYGHFGRPDLDLPWERTDRAEALKAAAHA is encoded by the coding sequence TTGTTCACCAGCGAGTCCGTGACCGAAGGCCACCCGGACAAGATCTGCGACGCCATCAGCGACTCGGTCTTGGACGCGCTGCTGGCCCAGGACCCGCGCTCCCGCGTCGCGGTGGAGACCCTGGTGACCACCGGGCAGGTGCACGTGGCCGGTGAGGTCACCACCGACGCCTACGCGGACATCCCGACCATCGTGCGGGACAAGATCCTGGAGATCGGCTACGACTCCTCGGCCAAGGGGTTCGACGGCAACTCCTGCGGCGTCAACGTGGCGATCGGGTCGCAGTCCCCGGACATCGCGCAGGGCGTGGACACCGCGCACGAGTCGCGCGTCGAGGGCGTGATCGACGAGATCGCCAAGCAGGGCGCGGGCGACCAGGGCCTGATGTTCGGCTACGCCTGCGACGACACGCCGGAGTTCATGCCGCTGCCGATCGCGCTGGCGCACCGGCTGTCGCGTCGGCTGACCAAGGTCCGCAAGGACGGCGTGCTGCCGTACCTGCGGCCCGACGGCAAGACCCAGGTGACCATCGAGTACGCCGGTGACCAGGCGGTCCGCTTGGACACCGTGGTGCTGTCCACCCAGCACGCGGCCGACATCGACCTGGACGCGATGCTCGCGGTGGACATCGAGCAGCACGTGATCCGGCCGGAGGTCGAGCAGCTCGAGCTCGACGCCTCGGACACCCGGCTGCTGGTCAACCCCACCGGTCGGTTCGTGGTCGGTGGCCCGATGGGTGACGCTGGGCTGACCGGCCGGAAGATCATCGTGGACACCTACGGCGGCATGGCCCGCCACGGTGGCGGTGCGTTCTCCGGCAAGGACCCGTCGAAGGTGGACCGTTCCGCGGCCTACGCGATGCGCTGGGTGGCCAAGAACGCCATCGCCGCGGGTCTGGCCAGCCGCATCGAGGTGCAGGTGGCCTACGCGATCGGCAAGGCCGCCCCGGTGGGTCTGTTCGTGGAGACCTTCGGCACCGAGAACGTCGACCCGGCCCGCATCCAGTCGGCGATCAACGAGGTCTTCGACCTGCGCCCGGCCGCGATCATCCGCGACCTGGACCTGCTGCGCCCGATCTACGCGCAGACCGCGGCCTACGGCCACTTCGGCCGTCCGGACCTCGACCTGCCGTGGGAGCGCACGGACCGCGCCGAGGCCCTCAAGGCCGCGGCCCACGCCTGA
- a CDS encoding TIGR02206 family membrane protein: protein MAADRFVPGSPSHWTLVALMVLGAVVVAVIGRRQRDPVRFARAFAAVVLAFNVPLLVYRQLPAQWDVGESLPLHLCDVAWVVAAVALWTERPLACALVHYWGLTLTPQAIITPALDAPDFPHVDFLEFWGQHLLVIWSAAYLTWGVGVRPTWRGYWFSVGVTVAWGLAVLAFNSRAGTNYGVVSRKPDNPSLLDVMGGWPWYLGVAVAVGTAGWALLTWPWTRAPRRVVRA, encoded by the coding sequence GTGGCTGCGGACCGGTTCGTTCCCGGCAGCCCGTCGCACTGGACGCTCGTGGCGCTGATGGTCCTCGGCGCTGTGGTCGTCGCCGTGATCGGGCGGCGGCAGCGCGACCCGGTGCGGTTCGCCCGCGCGTTCGCCGCCGTGGTCCTGGCGTTCAACGTCCCGCTGCTGGTCTACCGGCAGCTGCCCGCGCAGTGGGACGTCGGCGAGTCCCTCCCGCTGCACCTGTGCGACGTCGCCTGGGTGGTCGCCGCCGTCGCGCTCTGGACGGAGCGGCCGCTGGCCTGCGCGCTCGTCCACTACTGGGGCCTCACGCTGACCCCGCAGGCCATCATCACCCCGGCGCTGGACGCCCCGGACTTCCCGCACGTCGACTTCCTCGAGTTCTGGGGGCAGCACCTGCTGGTCATCTGGTCGGCGGCGTACCTGACCTGGGGCGTCGGGGTGCGGCCGACCTGGCGCGGGTACTGGTTCTCGGTGGGGGTCACCGTCGCGTGGGGCCTGGCGGTGCTGGCGTTCAACTCCCGGGCGGGCACCAACTACGGCGTCGTCAGCCGCAAGCCCGACAACCCGTCGCTGCTCGACGTGATGGGCGGCTGGCCCTGGTACCTGGGCGTGGCGGTGGCGGTCGGGACGGCCGGGTGGGCGCTGCTGACCTGGCCGTGGACCCGGGCGCCGCGGCGGGTCGTGCGGGCGTAG
- the ggt gene encoding gamma-glutamyltransferase, with the protein MLARPVRLTLAALVSGALVAPTVQAAPADPPEPPKRAEAVGYGGAVSSVDPYATQIGLDVLRRGGNAADAAVAVAAALGVTEPYSAGIGGGGYFVHYDSATGEVETLDGRETAPAAAREDLFLENGEPIPFDEAVTSGLGVGVPGTPMTWHDALYRWGRMDLAEVLRPAEELARRGFVVDETFREQTADNEERFRAFPATRDLFLPGGKLPEVGSTLRNPDLADTYRALAERGVGAFYDGEIGADLVRAVTAPPVDPAADRTVRPGAMTTDDLREYRAIVQDPTRITYRELEVYGMAPDSSGGTTVGEALNVLEGTDLAAVDKTQYLHRFLEASKVSFADRNRWVGDPEFSDVPTEELLDQDFADSRGCLITDDAVLPTPVAPGDPYDPQDCAAGAAEGTAPYEGPNTTHLTVADAEGDVVSYTLTIEQTGGSGIVVPGRGFLLNNELTDFSFTPVTPGQPDPNLPGPGKRPRSSMSPTIVLQDGEPLLALGSPGGATIITTVLQSLTGRLDRGLSLVDAIAEPRASQRNSARTEAEPAFLAQPEAEKLQAIGHQFEETDEIGAATGVERLPDGRWVAAAERERRGGGAAGVVVPRP; encoded by the coding sequence ATGCTCGCGAGGCCCGTCCGGCTCACCCTCGCCGCGCTCGTGTCCGGTGCGCTGGTCGCGCCGACGGTGCAGGCGGCGCCCGCCGACCCGCCCGAGCCGCCCAAGCGGGCGGAGGCGGTCGGCTACGGCGGGGCGGTGTCCAGCGTCGACCCGTACGCGACCCAGATCGGCCTCGACGTGCTCCGCCGCGGCGGCAACGCCGCGGACGCCGCGGTGGCCGTCGCCGCGGCGCTGGGCGTCACCGAGCCGTACTCGGCGGGCATCGGTGGCGGCGGGTACTTCGTGCACTACGACTCCGCGACCGGCGAGGTCGAGACGCTCGACGGCCGGGAGACCGCGCCCGCCGCCGCCCGCGAGGACCTGTTCCTGGAGAACGGCGAACCGATCCCGTTCGACGAAGCGGTCACCAGCGGCCTCGGCGTCGGCGTCCCCGGCACCCCCATGACGTGGCACGACGCGCTGTACCGGTGGGGCCGGATGGACCTCGCCGAGGTGCTGCGCCCGGCCGAGGAGCTGGCCCGCCGCGGCTTCGTCGTCGACGAGACCTTCCGCGAGCAGACCGCGGACAACGAGGAGCGCTTCCGCGCCTTCCCCGCCACCCGCGACCTGTTCCTGCCGGGCGGGAAGCTGCCGGAGGTCGGCAGCACGCTGCGCAACCCCGACCTCGCCGACACCTACCGGGCGCTGGCCGAGCGCGGCGTCGGCGCGTTCTACGACGGCGAGATCGGGGCCGACCTGGTCCGGGCGGTCACCGCGCCGCCGGTCGACCCGGCGGCGGACCGCACCGTCCGCCCCGGCGCGATGACCACCGACGACCTCCGCGAGTACCGCGCGATCGTGCAGGACCCCACCCGCATCACCTACCGCGAGCTCGAGGTCTACGGCATGGCGCCGGACAGCTCCGGCGGGACCACCGTCGGGGAAGCGCTCAACGTCCTGGAGGGCACCGACCTCGCCGCGGTGGACAAGACCCAGTACCTGCACCGGTTCCTGGAAGCCAGCAAGGTCAGCTTCGCGGACCGCAACCGCTGGGTCGGCGACCCGGAGTTCAGCGACGTGCCCACCGAGGAGCTGCTGGACCAGGACTTCGCCGACTCCCGCGGCTGCCTGATCACCGACGACGCGGTGCTGCCCACCCCGGTCGCGCCGGGCGACCCGTACGACCCGCAGGACTGCGCGGCGGGGGCCGCCGAGGGCACCGCGCCGTACGAGGGGCCCAACACCACGCACCTCACGGTCGCCGACGCCGAGGGCGACGTGGTCTCCTACACGCTCACCATCGAGCAGACCGGCGGCAGCGGCATCGTGGTCCCGGGACGCGGCTTCCTGCTCAACAACGAGCTGACCGACTTCAGCTTCACCCCGGTCACGCCGGGCCAGCCGGACCCGAACCTGCCGGGGCCGGGCAAGCGACCGCGCAGCTCGATGAGCCCGACCATCGTGCTGCAGGACGGCGAGCCGCTGCTGGCGCTCGGCAGCCCCGGCGGTGCGACGATCATCACCACCGTGCTGCAGAGCCTCACCGGGCGCCTGGACCGCGGCCTGTCCCTGGTCGACGCCATCGCCGAGCCCCGCGCCTCGCAGCGCAACTCGGCCCGGACCGAAGCGGAACCGGCCTTCCTGGCGCAGCCGGAGGCGGAGAAGCTGCAGGCCATCGGGCACCAGTTCGAGGAGACCGACGAGATCGGCGCGGCGACGGGCGTCGAGCGCCTGCCGGACGGCCGCTGGGTCGCGGCGGCCGAGCGCGAACGCCGCGGTGGCGGCGCGGCCGGGGTGGTCGTCCCGCGACCGTGA
- a CDS encoding GNAT family N-acetyltransferase has protein sequence MEVFLETDRLVLRRFRPDDVDLVLELNSDPAVMRYIDGRPPPTRVEVVERLLPRYLAHYERFGGLGKFAAVERESGRDVGIFMLHPAEGGARDEAELGYRLRPSAWGKGYATEGAKALLRTGFADFGLRRVFAQTMTVNSGSRRVMEKAGLRYVRTFFEDWPGPPLDGSEHGDVEYALTREEWLAQ, from the coding sequence GTGGAGGTGTTCCTGGAGACCGATCGCCTGGTGCTGCGCCGGTTCCGACCGGACGACGTCGACCTCGTGCTGGAGCTCAACAGCGATCCCGCCGTGATGCGCTACATCGACGGCCGGCCGCCGCCCACGCGGGTCGAGGTCGTCGAGCGGCTGCTGCCCCGCTACCTGGCGCACTACGAGCGGTTCGGCGGGCTCGGGAAGTTCGCCGCGGTGGAGCGGGAGTCCGGGCGGGACGTCGGGATCTTCATGCTGCACCCGGCCGAGGGCGGCGCGCGGGACGAGGCCGAGCTCGGGTACCGGCTGCGCCCGTCCGCCTGGGGGAAGGGCTACGCCACCGAAGGGGCGAAGGCGCTGCTCCGCACGGGGTTCGCCGACTTCGGCCTGCGGCGCGTCTTCGCGCAGACGATGACGGTGAACTCCGGTTCGCGCCGGGTCATGGAGAAGGCGGGCCTGCGGTACGTGCGGACCTTCTTCGAGGACTGGCCGGGGCCACCCCTCGACGGGTCCGAGCACGGTGACGTGGAGTACGCGCTGACCCGCGAGGAGTGGCTGGCTCAGTAG
- a CDS encoding putative glycoside hydrolase has translation MTSAAIASARALLAELPRFVVAGVGATLFLLVGVLIASSVSTEDVEIAGLPDRPITSAAVGAVQVRSGEEARVLVDGREVPTVRDGDAHRLSPVELSDGRHELSVVVPALIGSATTSREFTVDDQPPELRVADSLRAETPNAPVTVEGAAPGAREVVVAGQSVSPDPQGGFRVVVERPERSLPVVATDAAGNRTERTVTVHTRHPGMRAVHMTGLAWTSSALREPVLEMARRGQIDTIELDLKDESGEVVYDSAVPMAHQIGAVKGYYDARQVLDQLHGMGVRVVGRLVAFKDPVLGEASWRGGHPERVVQTADGQPWSGGYGGYAFTNFADPTVVRYNIDLAAEAASLGFDDVLYDYVRRPDGHLDQMRIPGLTTTPEAAIADFLRQTQPEVRAHGALLGASVFGISVDRPTEIAQDIRQIAQHVDYIAPMVYPSHWAPGEFGVPDPNAQPYDIVVRSLAEFARTVEGTDAQIIPWLQDFSLGVRYGPAEVAAQIAAARDNGMSSFLLWAPGCRYHGEALVPS, from the coding sequence ATGACGAGTGCTGCCATCGCCAGCGCGCGGGCGCTGCTGGCCGAGCTGCCCAGGTTCGTGGTGGCCGGCGTGGGCGCCACGCTGTTCCTGCTGGTCGGCGTGTTGATCGCCAGCTCTGTGTCCACTGAGGACGTCGAGATCGCCGGGTTGCCGGACCGGCCCATCACCTCGGCGGCGGTGGGGGCGGTCCAGGTCCGCTCCGGCGAGGAGGCGCGGGTCCTGGTGGACGGGCGCGAGGTGCCGACGGTCCGCGACGGTGACGCGCACCGGCTGTCGCCGGTCGAGCTGAGCGACGGGCGCCACGAGCTGAGCGTCGTCGTGCCCGCCTTGATCGGTTCGGCCACCACCAGTCGAGAGTTCACTGTGGACGACCAGCCGCCGGAGCTGCGGGTCGCGGACTCGCTGCGCGCCGAGACGCCCAACGCGCCGGTCACCGTCGAGGGGGCCGCGCCGGGCGCCCGCGAGGTCGTGGTCGCCGGGCAGTCCGTCTCGCCGGACCCGCAGGGCGGGTTCCGCGTCGTGGTCGAGCGGCCGGAGCGGTCGCTGCCGGTCGTGGCCACCGACGCCGCGGGCAACCGCACCGAGCGGACCGTGACCGTCCACACCAGGCACCCCGGGATGCGCGCGGTGCACATGACCGGGCTCGCCTGGACCAGCAGCGCGCTGCGGGAACCGGTCCTGGAGATGGCGCGGCGGGGGCAGATCGACACCATCGAGCTCGACCTCAAGGACGAGAGCGGGGAAGTGGTCTACGACTCCGCGGTGCCGATGGCGCACCAGATCGGCGCGGTCAAGGGCTACTACGACGCGCGGCAGGTGCTCGACCAGCTGCACGGCATGGGGGTCCGGGTCGTCGGCCGGCTGGTCGCCTTCAAGGACCCGGTGCTCGGCGAGGCCTCTTGGCGCGGCGGGCACCCGGAGCGGGTGGTGCAGACCGCCGACGGCCAGCCGTGGAGCGGCGGCTACGGCGGCTACGCGTTCACCAACTTCGCCGACCCCACGGTGGTGCGCTACAACATCGACCTCGCCGCGGAGGCCGCGAGCCTGGGCTTCGACGACGTCCTCTACGACTACGTGCGCCGTCCCGACGGCCACCTCGACCAGATGCGCATCCCGGGCCTGACCACCACCCCGGAGGCGGCGATCGCCGACTTCCTGCGCCAGACGCAGCCCGAGGTCCGCGCGCACGGCGCCCTGCTCGGCGCGTCGGTGTTCGGCATCTCGGTGGACCGCCCGACCGAGATCGCCCAGGACATCCGGCAGATCGCCCAGCACGTCGACTACATCGCGCCGATGGTCTACCCGTCGCACTGGGCGCCGGGCGAGTTCGGCGTGCCCGACCCCAACGCCCAGCCCTACGACATCGTGGTGCGCTCGCTGGCCGAGTTCGCCAGGACGGTGGAGGGCACCGACGCCCAGATCATCCCGTGGCTGCAGGACTTCAGCCTCGGCGTCCGCTACGGCCCGGCGGAGGTCGCCGCGCAGATCGCAGCCGCCCGGGACAACGGGATGTCCTCCTTCCTGCTCTGGGCGCCCGGCTGCCGCTACCACGGCGAGGCCCTGGTGCCGAGCTAG